One part of the Sorangiineae bacterium MSr11954 genome encodes these proteins:
- a CDS encoding 4-hydroxyphenylacetate 3-hydroxylase family protein — protein sequence MSGARSRMMTGAEYLESLRDARNVYVNGEKVSDVTKHPAFRNAALSVSRMYDALHAPETAEVLTGTDSFGTRTHKFFKPSRSSQDLIDAREAIALWSRMGYGFLGRTPDYKAAFMAGLQVNADYYGPFASNAIAWYREFTQKALYLNHVIINPPIDRKRAIHDMEDVFIRTVRETDAGIVVSGAKMLATGSAITHASFVAPVASAVLESGKAEDFALVFFVRMDNPRAHLICRTPYARSAPFDQPLASRFDENDAVLVLDEAFIPWEDVLVHRDIERSTGFYAKSGFANLYNFQSGVRLAIKLELMAGLLSRGAKVNGTDVFRGVQAAIGEVVTMRDMVWGLTTAMAYDPEPSAGGTVVPKLEYASAMRMYNAQIWDRVHELFEVHLGGAPLVVPSSHRDLQNPELRPLIDRYYRGADASALDRIKLFKLVWDAIGTEFGGRHELYERNYSGNGEQIRLDALKWATRRGSLQRCEAFVQECLDDYDVQGWTRGPWVT from the coding sequence ATGAGCGGGGCGCGATCGCGCATGATGACGGGCGCCGAGTATCTGGAGAGCCTCCGCGACGCGCGCAACGTGTACGTGAACGGCGAGAAGGTGTCGGACGTCACCAAGCACCCGGCCTTTCGAAACGCGGCGCTCTCGGTCAGCCGCATGTACGACGCGCTGCACGCTCCCGAGACCGCCGAGGTGCTCACGGGCACCGACTCGTTCGGGACGCGGACCCACAAATTTTTCAAGCCCAGTCGCAGCAGCCAGGATTTGATCGACGCGAGGGAGGCCATCGCGCTCTGGTCGCGCATGGGTTACGGCTTTCTCGGCCGCACGCCCGACTACAAGGCGGCCTTCATGGCCGGCCTCCAGGTCAACGCCGACTATTATGGGCCATTCGCGTCGAACGCCATCGCCTGGTATCGGGAGTTCACGCAGAAGGCGCTGTACCTCAATCACGTGATCATCAACCCGCCCATCGACCGAAAGCGCGCCATCCACGATATGGAGGACGTGTTCATTCGAACGGTGCGGGAGACCGACGCCGGCATCGTGGTGAGCGGGGCCAAGATGCTCGCCACCGGCTCCGCCATCACCCACGCCAGCTTCGTGGCGCCCGTCGCCTCGGCGGTGCTCGAGTCGGGGAAGGCCGAGGACTTTGCGCTGGTGTTCTTCGTGCGCATGGATAACCCGCGGGCGCACCTCATTTGCCGCACCCCGTACGCGCGCAGCGCGCCGTTCGATCAGCCGCTGGCGAGCCGGTTCGACGAGAACGACGCGGTGCTGGTGCTCGACGAGGCGTTCATTCCTTGGGAGGACGTGCTCGTTCATCGCGACATCGAGCGCTCGACGGGGTTCTACGCCAAATCGGGTTTTGCGAACCTCTACAATTTTCAATCCGGGGTGCGGCTCGCCATCAAGCTGGAGCTCATGGCGGGGCTCCTCTCCCGCGGCGCCAAGGTGAACGGGACCGACGTGTTCCGCGGGGTGCAGGCGGCCATCGGCGAGGTGGTGACCATGCGCGACATGGTCTGGGGGCTGACGACCGCCATGGCCTACGATCCCGAGCCCAGCGCCGGGGGCACCGTGGTTCCGAAGCTCGAATATGCGTCGGCCATGCGCATGTACAATGCACAGATCTGGGATCGCGTCCACGAGCTCTTCGAGGTGCACTTGGGCGGCGCGCCGCTGGTGGTCCCTTCCAGCCACCGCGATCTGCAGAACCCCGAGCTTCGTCCGCTCATCGACCGCTACTACCGCGGCGCGGACGCGAGCGCGCTCGATCGCATCAAGCTGTTCAAGCTCGTTTGGGATGCCATCGGCACCGAGTTCGGCGGGAGGCACGAGCTCTACGAGCGCAATTATTCGGGCAACGGGGAGCAAATTCGCCTGGATGCGCTGAAGTGGGCCACGCGGCGCGGGTCGTTGCAGCGCTGCGAGGCGTTCGTGCAAGAGTGCCTGGACGACTACGACGTCCAGGGTTGGACGCGCGGTCCGTGGGTCACGTGA
- a CDS encoding TauD/TfdA family dioxygenase yields the protein MNYETVPVAPFGIMVCATGAMRDAAELPIAALRELVRRHHLLVVRGFAPFASSDAFADYCGRWGAVSVWPFGKVLELIEQEAPQDHIFDNNYVPLHWDGMYRPQVPELQIFHCASAPLAGQGGRTTFSNTVLALENAPRAARELWEKVTGVYHRKMEYYDSKTISPIVTRHPDRGFPVIRYNEPPREGDSTFVNRPTLAFTGVSDEELAEFHRSLREALYAKANFYAHPWREGDLVISDNYTLLHGREAFVSRAPRHLQRVHVLGDPPLDNPGLVAYQ from the coding sequence ATGAACTACGAGACCGTCCCCGTCGCGCCGTTCGGTATCATGGTGTGCGCCACCGGAGCGATGCGCGACGCCGCGGAGCTCCCCATCGCCGCGCTGCGCGAGCTGGTGCGGCGCCACCACCTGCTCGTCGTGCGCGGATTTGCGCCGTTCGCGAGCAGCGACGCGTTCGCCGATTACTGCGGGCGCTGGGGTGCGGTGAGCGTGTGGCCGTTCGGAAAGGTGCTGGAGCTCATCGAGCAAGAGGCGCCGCAGGATCATATCTTCGACAACAACTACGTTCCGCTCCACTGGGACGGGATGTATCGGCCGCAGGTCCCCGAGCTTCAAATCTTCCACTGCGCGAGCGCGCCGCTCGCGGGCCAGGGCGGGCGGACGACGTTCTCCAACACCGTGCTCGCCCTCGAGAACGCGCCGCGGGCTGCGCGCGAGCTCTGGGAAAAGGTAACGGGCGTCTACCACCGCAAGATGGAATATTACGATAGCAAGACCATCTCGCCGATCGTCACCCGCCACCCCGATCGCGGCTTCCCGGTCATTCGCTACAACGAGCCGCCGCGCGAAGGCGACTCGACGTTCGTCAACCGTCCGACCCTGGCGTTCACCGGGGTATCCGACGAGGAGCTCGCCGAGTTTCATCGCAGCCTGCGCGAGGCGCTGTACGCAAAGGCAAATTTCTATGCGCACCCTTGGCGAGAAGGCGATCTGGTGATCTCCGACAACTACACCTTGCTCCATGGCCGCGAGGCATTCGTGAGCCGGGCGCCGCGCCATCTGCAGCGGGTGCACGTGCTCGGGGATCCGCCGCTCGACAACCCCGGGCTGGTGGCCTACCAATGA
- a CDS encoding LysR family transcriptional regulator has product MLPSATELRYFVEIAKTSNLSRAAVRLGITQPALTQAMKKLEASVGSKLLLRTRTGVQLTKAGERIAGQAGHLLEMWESVQAAAQADDTEIKGRYRLGCHPSVGSYILPKFFNDLATQAPSVEIQLTHDLSRRITEAVIDFRIDLAFVVNPVAHPDLVLKKLGTDVVTVFEAERGRYESDLFGDPELLQTQYVLKKLGSRSLPVRRFVGCPNLEVIRALVTSGAGFGILPSRVARCGSGPRLHPVGGMPSFHDEIYLIYRADALASRAGKALVSIALAALVG; this is encoded by the coding sequence ATGCTCCCTAGCGCAACCGAGCTGCGATATTTCGTCGAAATCGCCAAGACGTCGAATCTATCGCGTGCGGCCGTGCGCCTGGGCATTACGCAGCCCGCGCTCACGCAGGCGATGAAGAAGCTGGAGGCGTCGGTGGGATCGAAGCTCCTGCTCCGCACGCGCACGGGGGTGCAGCTCACCAAGGCCGGCGAACGCATCGCCGGGCAGGCGGGGCACTTGCTCGAGATGTGGGAGTCGGTGCAGGCGGCGGCGCAAGCCGACGATACCGAGATCAAAGGACGGTATCGACTCGGGTGCCATCCCTCGGTGGGCTCGTACATCCTTCCAAAATTTTTCAACGATCTCGCCACCCAGGCCCCCAGCGTGGAAATTCAGCTGACCCACGATCTGTCGCGGCGCATCACGGAGGCGGTCATCGATTTTCGAATCGATTTGGCCTTCGTGGTCAATCCGGTGGCGCACCCGGATCTGGTGCTCAAGAAGCTGGGCACCGACGTGGTCACCGTGTTCGAGGCCGAGCGCGGGCGCTACGAGTCCGATCTGTTCGGCGATCCGGAGCTTTTGCAAACGCAGTACGTGCTGAAGAAGCTCGGCTCGCGCTCCCTGCCCGTCCGCCGTTTCGTGGGGTGTCCCAACCTGGAGGTCATTCGTGCGCTGGTGACGTCCGGCGCGGGCTTCGGCATTTTGCCGTCGCGCGTCGCGCGATGTGGGTCGGGGCCGCGCTTGCACCCCGTCGGGGGCATGCCGAGCTTTCATGACGAGATTTACCTCATTTACCGCGCGGACGCGCTGGCGTCGCGGGCCGGAAAGGCGCTGGTGAGCATCGCGCTGGCGGCGTTGGTCGGGTGA
- a CDS encoding SDR family oxidoreductase — MAKPLAGKVALVTGGSRGAGRGIAVQLGAAGATVYVTGRTSGTQRSEMDRPETIEQTAVLVDEAGGRGIAIRVDHLVPEEVRTLVERIENEQGALHILVNDIWGIGGPKMEWNKSVWESTLDIGLHTLRLGVDTHAITSHFAIPLLIKTPGGLVVEMTDGTDEYNAKNYRVSFFYDLAKAAVNRMAFALAHELKPHQATAVSLTPGWLRSEAMLDAYKVTEANWRDATKQSPHFAISESPAFVGRAVAALAADPDVARWNGQSLSSGQLAKVYGFTDLDGSQPDCWRYVVEVQDLGKPADVTGYR; from the coding sequence ATGGCGAAACCGTTGGCAGGCAAGGTCGCATTGGTCACGGGGGGCTCCCGGGGAGCAGGTCGTGGAATTGCCGTGCAGTTGGGGGCGGCCGGGGCCACCGTTTATGTCACCGGCCGGACGAGCGGGACCCAGCGCTCGGAGATGGATCGTCCGGAAACGATCGAACAGACGGCGGTGCTCGTGGATGAGGCGGGAGGCCGCGGCATCGCCATCCGTGTCGACCACCTGGTGCCCGAGGAGGTGCGCACCTTGGTCGAGCGCATCGAAAACGAGCAGGGCGCGCTGCACATCCTAGTGAACGATATTTGGGGTATCGGGGGGCCCAAGATGGAGTGGAACAAATCCGTCTGGGAATCCACCTTGGACATTGGGCTGCACACCCTGCGCTTGGGGGTGGACACGCACGCCATCACCAGCCATTTCGCCATCCCGCTGCTCATCAAAACGCCGGGCGGCCTGGTGGTCGAAATGACGGACGGCACCGACGAATACAACGCGAAGAACTACCGCGTATCCTTCTTTTACGATCTGGCCAAAGCCGCCGTGAACCGCATGGCCTTCGCGCTGGCCCACGAGCTCAAACCGCACCAGGCGACCGCCGTCTCCCTCACACCCGGCTGGTTGCGCTCCGAGGCCATGCTCGACGCCTACAAGGTCACGGAAGCGAACTGGCGCGACGCCACCAAGCAATCGCCCCATTTTGCCATCTCGGAGAGCCCGGCCTTCGTGGGCCGCGCGGTCGCGGCGCTCGCCGCCGATCCCGACGTGGCGCGCTGGAACGGACAATCGCTCTCCAGCGGGCAGCTGGCCAAGGTCTACGGCTTTACGGATCTCGATGGCAGCCAGCCCGATTGCTGGCGCTACGTGGTCGAGGTGCAAGACCTCGGCAAGCCCGCCGACGTCACCGGTTACCGGTGA
- a CDS encoding LysE family translocator, translating into MSSALDLFNGFNLPAAIAYAFTLTATPGPNNVMVMSSGANHRYRRTVPCLLGMSVGCTFIVALSAAGLGVVFNREPRLRTVLFFVGAAYLCWLAWQIGSSGAPAGVEANARAPARKPLSFLQGAVFQFANPKTWLMGINIVVLFSLPGAAFIPSMAAVCTIVLLVSFFSMSLWAGFGVAIHHRFRTERAWRIFNIVMALLLLACVPMLFW; encoded by the coding sequence ATGTCGAGCGCTCTCGATCTCTTCAATGGATTCAATCTCCCGGCCGCCATTGCTTACGCATTTACGCTGACGGCGACACCTGGGCCCAACAACGTGATGGTCATGTCGTCGGGCGCGAATCATCGATATCGAAGAACGGTGCCTTGCCTGCTCGGCATGAGCGTGGGCTGCACCTTCATCGTGGCTCTTTCGGCCGCGGGGCTGGGGGTCGTGTTCAACCGCGAGCCCCGGCTGCGGACGGTCCTGTTCTTCGTCGGCGCGGCCTATCTTTGCTGGCTGGCGTGGCAGATCGGGAGCTCGGGCGCACCGGCGGGGGTGGAGGCGAACGCGCGGGCCCCCGCGCGCAAGCCGCTCTCGTTCCTCCAAGGGGCCGTATTCCAGTTCGCCAATCCGAAGACCTGGTTGATGGGGATCAACATCGTGGTGTTGTTCTCGCTGCCGGGGGCCGCGTTCATCCCGTCGATGGCGGCGGTGTGCACCATCGTATTGCTCGTATCATTTTTCTCGATGTCGCTCTGGGCGGGTTTCGGCGTGGCCATCCATCACCGATTTCGAACGGAGCGCGCCTGGCGGATCTTCAACATCGTGATGGCGCTCTTGCTCCTGGCGTGCGTTCCGATGCTGTTCTGGTGA
- a CDS encoding alpha/beta hydrolase has protein sequence MDETLVTSVDGHPLRAFSRPWDAQKPALTFVLPFGTKYDIAQPLFEQLGARFNVLTWEARMILDDPRADVDVARITPAMHVADMMSVLARFGVARSDVIGYCSGAGIALLAAQQYPSSFSRLLLVAGEYVLPRHTCARTRFQEDVDALLPLAAKSKAHASAVFSRIPQREGVASDPVRRAAALPFSRPEYLHRFGANYVQYRHVRFLEVARSIAHTALVLVGRRDEQVTVESSALIHEKLAHSRFHVDPAADHYDVCRGNTTIERRVLEFLSPPSHPPADDRHFDAASPLRTTAPTMGLK, from the coding sequence ATGGACGAGACCCTCGTAACCAGCGTCGACGGTCATCCGCTGCGCGCTTTCTCGCGCCCGTGGGACGCGCAGAAGCCCGCGCTCACCTTCGTGCTGCCGTTTGGCACGAAATACGACATTGCGCAGCCGCTCTTCGAGCAGCTCGGGGCGCGCTTCAACGTCCTGACGTGGGAGGCTCGCATGATCCTCGACGATCCGCGCGCCGACGTCGACGTCGCGCGAATCACCCCGGCCATGCACGTCGCCGATATGATGAGCGTGCTCGCGCGGTTCGGGGTGGCGCGATCGGACGTCATCGGTTATTGCTCCGGCGCGGGCATTGCGTTGCTGGCGGCGCAGCAATATCCCTCCAGCTTCTCGAGGCTTTTGCTCGTCGCCGGCGAATACGTCCTCCCGCGGCACACCTGCGCGCGTACCCGCTTTCAGGAAGACGTGGACGCGCTGCTCCCCCTGGCCGCGAAAAGCAAAGCGCATGCGAGCGCGGTGTTTTCACGCATCCCGCAGCGGGAGGGCGTCGCCTCGGACCCCGTTCGTCGCGCCGCCGCCTTACCGTTCTCTCGGCCCGAGTACCTGCATCGCTTCGGCGCGAACTACGTCCAATACCGTCACGTTCGTTTTCTCGAGGTGGCCCGATCGATCGCGCACACCGCCCTGGTCCTCGTCGGCCGGCGGGACGAGCAGGTCACCGTCGAGAGCTCCGCGCTCATCCACGAGAAGCTCGCACATAGCCGCTTTCACGTCGACCCGGCGGCGGATCACTACGATGTGTGCCGAGGAAACACGACCATCGAACGGAGGGTGCTGGAGTTTCTCTCGCCTCCGTCCCACCCGCCGGCCGATGACCGGCATTTCGATGCGGCATCGCCGCTGCGAACGACGGCTCCGACCATGGGTCTGAAATGA
- a CDS encoding amino acid adenylation domain-containing protein, translated as MKSLVIHEVFRAIARSRGDRIAVECRGRTLTYRELDARSDALSVDIRRNHIERGAHIAILTPRSIDAIVAMLAILKAGCAYVPIDGTYPEAVLRDAMMRSRAAAVMTGGEMTRLSRDRSPRPAPTSDGPETAAYVMFTSGTTGEPKGVVVPHRGVVRLVRDTNYIRIREEDTFLLHSPLTFDASTFEIWGALLNGATLVVYPEPAFDPNVLADTIRSREVTILWLTAGLFHALARRAVESLDGLTTLLAGGDVIHPDAVERIFARYPSITLINGYGPTENTTFTCCHRMTAGSPRGPSIPIGRPITGTSVHVWGPNREPVARGEVGELYTGGLGVALGYLDAPEATAAAFVPDPDHPSQMLYRTGDLVRELPDGALDFVGRSDSLVKVRGYRVSTTEVQQRIHRIDGVEGAVVRAEDDGSGSRSLIAYVQSARDPRSMKQHIKRALEAALPPYMVPNVIHVRATFPLNANGKVDARALAGANET; from the coding sequence ATGAAGTCACTCGTCATCCACGAGGTATTTCGCGCCATTGCAAGGTCACGGGGTGACCGGATCGCCGTCGAGTGCCGAGGTCGCACGCTCACGTACCGCGAGCTCGACGCGCGATCGGACGCGCTCTCGGTCGACATTCGTAGAAATCACATCGAGCGCGGCGCGCACATCGCCATCCTGACGCCGCGCTCGATCGACGCCATCGTGGCCATGCTCGCCATTCTCAAGGCGGGGTGCGCCTATGTGCCCATCGATGGCACCTATCCCGAGGCCGTCCTTCGCGATGCCATGATGCGCAGCCGGGCGGCCGCCGTCATGACGGGCGGCGAAATGACGCGGCTGTCCCGCGACCGCTCTCCTCGGCCCGCCCCGACGAGCGACGGGCCGGAGACGGCCGCGTACGTGATGTTCACCTCGGGGACCACGGGCGAGCCAAAGGGGGTCGTCGTGCCCCATCGTGGGGTGGTGCGACTGGTTCGCGATACGAATTACATCCGTATCCGTGAGGAGGACACGTTTCTGCTGCACTCGCCGTTGACCTTCGATGCGTCCACCTTCGAGATCTGGGGCGCGCTGCTGAACGGTGCCACCTTGGTCGTCTATCCGGAGCCGGCCTTCGATCCGAACGTGCTCGCGGACACGATACGAAGCCGCGAGGTGACCATTCTCTGGCTCACCGCGGGGCTCTTCCACGCGCTGGCGCGCCGCGCGGTGGAGTCGCTCGACGGCCTCACGACCTTGCTGGCGGGGGGCGATGTCATCCACCCGGACGCCGTCGAGCGCATCTTCGCGCGATATCCATCGATCACGCTCATCAATGGATACGGGCCCACGGAGAATACCACCTTCACGTGCTGCCATCGTATGACCGCGGGCTCCCCTCGGGGGCCCAGCATCCCCATCGGGCGGCCCATCACCGGAACATCGGTGCACGTATGGGGACCGAACCGTGAGCCGGTGGCGCGGGGCGAGGTGGGGGAGCTCTATACGGGCGGGCTCGGCGTGGCGCTCGGCTACCTCGACGCGCCCGAGGCCACGGCGGCGGCCTTCGTCCCCGATCCGGACCATCCGTCGCAAATGCTCTATCGCACCGGCGATCTCGTTCGCGAGCTGCCGGACGGCGCCCTCGACTTCGTGGGCCGCTCGGACAGCCTGGTCAAGGTGCGCGGCTACCGCGTCTCGACGACCGAGGTTCAGCAGCGGATCCATCGGATCGATGGCGTCGAAGGGGCCGTCGTTCGCGCGGAAGACGACGGTTCGGGCAGCCGATCCCTGATCGCATATGTGCAATCTGCACGCGATCCGCGGAGCATGAAGCAGCACATCAAGCGCGCGCTCGAGGCGGCGCTTCCGCCGTATATGGTTCCGAACGTCATTCACGTGCGCGCCACATTTCCGCTCAATGCAAATGGGAAGGTGGACGCGCGGGCGCTCGCGGGCGCCAACGAAACTTGA
- a CDS encoding acyl carrier protein translates to MASENDILSVVREIVRGTLKGDMLEDDADIFDAGATSLTVVDLQLQLEERLNRRAPTHRLMASPSIQGWATIYSSAQAGPAT, encoded by the coding sequence ATGGCCAGTGAGAACGACATTTTGTCCGTGGTGAGGGAGATCGTTCGCGGCACGCTGAAAGGGGACATGCTCGAAGACGATGCCGATATTTTCGATGCCGGGGCGACGTCGCTGACGGTGGTGGATTTGCAGTTGCAATTGGAAGAGCGCCTGAATCGCCGGGCGCCGACCCACCGCTTGATGGCCTCACCCTCCATTCAGGGCTGGGCGACGATCTATTCGAGCGCGCAGGCCGGTCCAGCTACGTGA
- a CDS encoding chlorinating enzyme encodes MNDFKLSQQEIAQFRRDGYIGPFSLYTPEDAAQRYKVIRAELFDREFAVYDLPPNSIIANYDRHLDVELLSEHVVRPEIVQRVASILGPDVVCWRSEMFPKYPGDEGTDWHQADTFAHASGKPQIIWPGTQRFGGSITVWTALTDSTEETGCLRFVPGTHEEMFYDESKKMEFRPEHINAMDKDGIRRGFYGYDYRSLQKDPSWKPNESQARSITMKAGQFVIFWSTLMHSSYPNVTKNKVRLGYATRYVPTSVRVYPDTDHVDEYGSKIALEKFGVVVVAGEDRFGHNRTVNRSTRGFDFQRYRSPGRGSPVHTGAALGGE; translated from the coding sequence ATGAACGACTTCAAATTGTCTCAGCAAGAGATCGCCCAATTTCGTCGTGACGGTTACATCGGCCCCTTCTCCTTGTACACCCCGGAGGACGCGGCGCAGCGCTACAAGGTGATTCGCGCCGAGCTGTTCGACCGCGAATTCGCCGTCTACGATTTGCCGCCGAACAGCATCATCGCCAACTACGATCGGCACCTCGACGTCGAGCTCCTGAGCGAGCACGTCGTACGGCCGGAGATCGTCCAGCGCGTCGCGTCGATCCTGGGGCCCGACGTGGTCTGCTGGCGCTCGGAGATGTTCCCCAAATATCCGGGCGACGAGGGCACCGATTGGCACCAGGCCGACACCTTCGCGCACGCCTCGGGCAAGCCTCAAATCATCTGGCCGGGCACGCAGCGGTTCGGAGGTTCCATCACCGTCTGGACGGCGCTGACCGACTCCACGGAGGAGACGGGGTGCCTGCGCTTCGTGCCGGGGACCCACGAGGAGATGTTTTACGACGAGTCGAAGAAGATGGAGTTTCGCCCCGAGCACATCAACGCGATGGACAAGGACGGCATCCGGCGCGGCTTCTACGGCTACGACTACCGCTCCCTGCAGAAGGATCCGAGCTGGAAACCCAATGAGTCGCAGGCCCGATCCATCACCATGAAGGCCGGACAGTTCGTGATCTTTTGGTCGACCTTGATGCACTCCTCGTACCCCAATGTCACCAAGAACAAGGTGCGCCTGGGGTACGCGACCCGCTATGTGCCGACCTCGGTCCGCGTCTACCCCGATACGGATCACGTCGACGAATATGGCAGCAAGATCGCGCTGGAAAAGTTCGGGGTGGTGGTGGTCGCAGGCGAGGATCGCTTTGGGCACAATCGAACGGTGAACCGCAGCACCCGCGGCTTCGACTTCCAACGTTACCGCTCGCCGGGGCGCGGCAGCCCCGTGCACACCGGCGCGGCACTCGGGGGCGAATGA
- a CDS encoding acyl carrier protein — translation MPRELPTVVREAFAHSLALAAGDLSPDDDFFARGGTSLTAALMLTDLENELKIEIPVTALIENPTPSRLASKLRAMMAPRPGGGHSPTSSPSSASDR, via the coding sequence ATGCCGCGCGAGCTTCCGACGGTCGTCCGTGAAGCGTTCGCCCATTCTCTGGCGCTGGCGGCGGGCGACCTCTCGCCGGACGACGATTTCTTCGCGCGCGGGGGCACGTCGCTGACGGCGGCCTTGATGCTCACGGATCTCGAGAACGAGCTGAAGATCGAAATCCCCGTGACCGCGCTGATTGAAAATCCGACACCGAGCCGCCTCGCGAGCAAGCTGCGCGCGATGATGGCGCCCCGTCCGGGCGGCGGCCATTCTCCTACGAGCTCTCCCTCGAGCGCGAGCGACCGATGA
- a CDS encoding GNAT family N-acetyltransferase encodes MSPLRLSDMRLSDMYLSDMSDMHLSDIEAADLEPPDIDSILAYWYDSPVDYLRSIGVAPEKLPSKRKMREMLALKLGQPHVPPTILVVAAKGERVGVHELTHIEPGVSAVMHAHIWKAEHRGRGIGAVSYVKAMERFFDAHGFSRILFETPTANAGANRIKQILGIAPRGEGSLYLPIMVRPLATTRYAVERSELPAIVGRLEANAWNRRRSS; translated from the coding sequence ATGAGCCCTTTGCGCCTGTCCGACATGCGCCTGTCCGATATGTACCTGTCCGATATGTCCGATATGCACTTATCCGATATCGAGGCGGCGGATCTCGAGCCACCGGACATCGATTCGATTCTCGCCTATTGGTACGACTCGCCGGTGGACTACCTCCGCTCCATCGGCGTGGCACCGGAGAAGCTGCCGAGCAAGCGCAAGATGCGGGAGATGCTGGCGCTCAAGCTCGGGCAGCCCCATGTCCCGCCGACGATTTTGGTCGTCGCGGCGAAGGGTGAGCGCGTGGGGGTGCACGAGCTGACCCATATCGAGCCGGGGGTCAGCGCCGTGATGCACGCCCACATCTGGAAGGCGGAGCACCGCGGAAGGGGAATCGGGGCGGTGTCGTATGTCAAGGCCATGGAGCGGTTCTTCGACGCGCACGGTTTTTCGCGGATCCTGTTCGAGACGCCGACCGCGAACGCGGGCGCCAACCGCATCAAGCAGATATTGGGCATTGCCCCGCGGGGGGAGGGCTCCCTCTATCTTCCCATCATGGTGCGTCCGCTGGCCACCACACGCTACGCCGTCGAACGATCGGAGCTCCCGGCCATCGTGGGGCGTTTGGAGGCGAACGCGTGGAATCGAAGGCGGAGCTCATGA
- a CDS encoding alpha/beta fold hydrolase, with protein sequence MIRLFCFPFAGGSSAAYEGWSERLPGVEVCAIELPGRRALFGQPPLRRLDAIVDHVLGAVAARIRGRFAVYGHSMGAVTALEVLRALARRGEHAECLVVSGCAAPHVPSRRPRPLHTLPADELLEELRALETVPEPLLRKRDVLDAFLPTIRADMESRETWRAEVSDIRTPIHAVGGRDDALVSLADLREWGRYTSAGFRATQLDGGHFFIRSNQHAFLRLLQSTLQNTQRELHDTPSPQGDP encoded by the coding sequence ATGATTCGTTTGTTTTGCTTTCCGTTCGCGGGGGGGAGCTCGGCCGCCTACGAGGGCTGGTCCGAGCGGCTCCCCGGAGTCGAGGTGTGCGCCATCGAATTGCCCGGCCGGCGAGCGCTGTTCGGGCAGCCTCCGCTGCGGCGCCTCGACGCCATCGTGGACCACGTCCTCGGCGCGGTCGCCGCGCGCATTCGAGGGCGGTTCGCCGTCTACGGGCATAGCATGGGCGCGGTCACGGCGCTGGAGGTGCTGCGCGCGCTGGCGCGGCGCGGAGAGCACGCCGAGTGCCTCGTGGTCTCGGGGTGCGCCGCGCCGCATGTGCCGTCGCGCAGGCCGCGGCCTCTACATACCTTGCCGGCGGACGAGCTGCTCGAGGAGCTGCGGGCCCTCGAGACCGTGCCCGAGCCGCTCTTGCGCAAGCGCGACGTGCTCGACGCATTTCTGCCGACCATCCGCGCCGATATGGAATCGCGCGAAACGTGGAGGGCGGAGGTGAGCGACATTCGAACACCGATCCACGCGGTGGGCGGACGAGACGACGCGCTGGTATCGCTGGCCGATCTCCGCGAGTGGGGTCGCTACACGTCGGCGGGCTTTCGCGCGACGCAGCTCGATGGCGGACACTTCTTCATCCGATCGAACCAACATGCTTTCTTGCGGCTCTTGCAGAGCACATTGCAAAATACGCAGCGCGAGCTGCACGATACGCCGAGCCCCCAGGGAGACCCATGA